A window of the Lactuca sativa cultivar Salinas chromosome 5, Lsat_Salinas_v11, whole genome shotgun sequence genome harbors these coding sequences:
- the LOC111894898 gene encoding protein SUPPRESSOR OF MAX2 1: MRAGLSTIQQTLTTEAATVLNHSIAEAGRRNHGQTTPLHVASTLLASPTGFLRQACIRSHPNSSHPLQCRALELCFSVALERLPTASSSPAVTEPPISNALMAALKRAQAHQRRGCPEQQQQPLLAVKVELEQLIISILDDPSVSRVMREASFSSPAVKATIEQSISNNVSGSQSNLGIGFRPSPSPATTPVSIPINRNLYLNPRLQQGNLQKNDESTLSSSSSSPRNLYLNPRLQQVNQQKNDETSAQRNPYLNPRLQQQQQGNPSLNPSGHEKNDDVKRVIEIMTKPKKKNPILVGELGPEAIRKEILRRIENNEFLTEELKNAEVFSIEKELASMSDKSLMPTKIKELGEQIDKRIGVSDSRAIIIDVADLKWLVEQPPATIVSSVGREAVAEMAKLVTKYSSVAGKVWLIGTATCETYLRCQVYHPSMETDWDLQAVPITSRSPLPGMFPRMGINGIMGTSIESLNQLKNLSTTMNTPISMQKRLSENLDPSRKPACCPTCSSDYEQELAKLKQESEKSSSDKSNLPQWMQNAKTKDQSQIKDQQLVLKHQELQKKWSDTCLRLHPNFNQSPRLDRIVPMVVPLTGSYKPNMLLRQIQPRLEPRLEPPRSPVRTELVLGPKKDSETPVKENEDLTVKDLLGCISSEPEPKIQDFHKGKFANSADTDSFKKLLKGLMKAAWWQPEAASTIATTITQCKVDSGTRGCVWLLFAGPDRVGKMKMASVLADHISGSNPITFGLGARRDDEMDTGFRGKTVLDRIVEAVRKNPSSVIVLSDIDEADLLVRGSIKRAMERGRLADSHGREISLGNVVFVLTGNWLTGHIDQNLVDEPRLRSIASRDWQLRLAIGEKRFKRRADWLSGKDRATKPRKESGLDLSLDLNLAVDYEEDHDRADGSINSSNLTMDQEDEGQHYGAISVPHELVGPSDGAVVFRPVNFGRISREIEKTVKNAFSSTVDGKVSIEVDEAAVENILGGLWFGRTTLEEWAEQVLVPTFRQLNRPVAAHGGDVVVRLESDRDSVVSGGGDWLPSKIEVVVDGI; the protein is encoded by the exons ATGAGGGCAGGATTGAGTACTATCCAGCAAACCCTAACGACGGAGGCGGCCACCGTCTTGAATCATTCAATAGCAGAAGCTGGTCGTCGGAATCACGGTCAAACGACGCCGCTCCATGTCGCTTCCACGCTTCTTGCCTCTCCGACGGGGTTTCTCCGGCAAGCTTGCATCCGGTCTCATCCCAATTCCTCCCACCCTCTCCAGTGCCGAGCGCTTGAGCTTTGCTTCAGCGTAGCGCTTGAACGGCTCCCCACCGCCTCGTCATCTCCGGCGGTCACAGAGCCACCGATTTCTAACGCCCTCATGGCGGCTTTAAAACGGGCGCAAGCCCATCAGCGACGTGGGTGCCCGGAGCAACAGCAACAACCGCTGTTAGCGGTGAAGGTGGAGCTAGAACAGCTAATTATATCGATACTTGATGACCCGAGTGTGAGTCGGGTCATGCGTGAAGCAAGCTTTTCGAGTCCGGCTGTTAAAGCTACAATCGAACAGTCGATAAGTAATAACGTTTCCGGGAGTCAATCAAATTTGGGGATCGGATTCCGGCCATCTCCGTCGCCGGCAACCACCCCTGTTTCAATACCGATAAACCGGAATTTGTATTTGAACCCACGGTTACAACAAGGGAATCTTCAAAAGAACGATGAATCAActctatcatcatcatcatcttctccaaggaATCTTTATTTAAACCCACGATTACAGCAAGTTAATCAGCAAAAGAACGACGAAACATCAGCTCAAAGAAATCCTTATCTGAATCCACGATTACAGCAACAACAACAGGGGAACCCAAGTTTAAATCCATCAGGACACGAAAAGAACGATGATGTAAAAAGGGTTATAGAGATAATGACAAAACCCAAGAAAAAGAATCCAATTCTAGTCGGCGAATTGGGGCCTGAAGCAATTCGTAAAGAGATCTTGAGACGAATAGAAAataatgaatttttaacagaaGAACTGAAGAACGCTGAAGTGTTTTCAATCGAGAAAGAGCTTGCATCCATGTCGGATAAATCACTAATGCCCACGAAGATCAAAGAATTGGGCGAGCAAATTGATAAAAGAATCGGGGTTTCCGATAGCAGAGCAATTATAATCGACGTAGCCGACCTCAAATGGCTGGTTGAGCAACCACCGGCCACCATTGTTTCTTCAGTTGGTCGTGAGGCGGTGGCGGAGATGGCAAAATTAGTCACAAAATACAGTTCAGTCGCCGGAAAAGTGTGGTTGATCGGAACAGCTACCTGCGAGACTTATCTACGATGCCAAGTTTATCATCCTTCCATGGAAACCGATTGGGATTTACAAGCAGTTCCAATTACATCAAGATCGCCTCTCCCTGGCATGTTCCCAAG AATGGGAATAAATGGGATTATGGGTACTTCAATCGAGTCTTTAAATCAATTGAAGAACTTATCAACCACCATGAACACACCAATATCGATGCAAAAACGTTTATCAGAGAATTTGGATCCAAGCCGAAAGCCAGCCTGTTGTCCCACATGTTCAAGCGATTATGAACAAGAGCTAGCAAAATTAAAACAGGAATCAGAAAAATCTTCATCAGATAAGAGCAATCTACCTCAATGGATGCAAAATGCCAAAACCAAAGATCAATCTCAG ATCAAGGATCAACAACTGGTTTTAAAACATCAAGAATTACAAAAGAAATGGAGTGATACATGTTTGCGACTTCATCCAAACTTTAATCAATCTCCAAGATTAGATCGAATAGTCCCAATGGTTGTACCTTTGACCGGGTCCTACAAACCGAACATGCTTCTAAGACAAATCCAGCCACGGCTCGAGCCACGGTTAGAGCCGCCAAGGAGCCCGGTTCGAACCGAATTGGTTCTTGGACCGAAAAAAGATTCAGAAACTCCGGTTAAAGAAAATGAAGATTTGACGGTTAAGGACCTCTTAGGTTGCATCTCGTCCGAACCAGAACCCAAGATTCAAGATTTCCACAAGGGTAAATTCGCCAATTCAGCGGATACGGATTCATTCAAGAAGCTTCTCAAGGGTTTAATGAAGGCGGCATGGTGGCAGCCGGAGGCGGCTTCCACCATCGCCACCACTATCACACAATGTAAAGTGGATTCCGGTACAAGAGGTTGTGTATGGTTATTGTTCGCGGGTCCGGACCGGGTCGGAAAGATGAAAATGGCATCGGTTTTGGCTGACCACATTTCCGGGTCGAACCCGATCACATTCGGGCTCGGGGCCCGCCGCGATGATGAAATGGATACGGGTTTTCGTGGGAAAACCGTGTTGGATCGGATCGTGGAAGCGGTTCGAAAAAACCCGTCTTCAGTGATCGTCCTTTCGGATATCGATGAAGCGGATTTGTTAGTTCGTGGAAGTATAAAACGGGCCATGGAGAGAGGCCGGCTCGCGGATTCCCATGGGCGCGAGATTAGCCTCGGGAATGTTGTGTTTGTTCTCACGGGGAACTGGTTAACCGGGCACATCGACCAGAATCTAGTCGATGAGCCGCGGTTAAGGTCGATCGCGAGTCGAGATTGGCAGCTGCGGCTCGCGATTGGGGAAAAACGGTTCAAACGGAGAGCCGATTGGTTGTCTGGGAAAGATCGAGCCACGAAACCGAGAAAAGAATCGGGGCTCGATCTTTCCCTTGATTTAAATCTAGCCGTGGACTATGAAGAAGATCATGATCGAGCCGATGGCTCGATCAATTCGAGCAATTTGACCATGGATCAAGAAGATGAAGGTCAACATTATGGTGCGATTTCGGTGCCTCATGAGCTTGTGGGCCCTAGCGATGGTGCGGTTGTGTTTAGGCCGGTTAATTTTGGGAGAATTAGTCGGGAAATTGAGAAAACCGTGAAGAATGCGTTTTCGAGTACGGTTGATGGGAAGGTGTCGATTGAGGTTGATGAGGCAGCGGTTGAGAATATTTTGGGTGGGTTGTGGTTCGGGCGGACAACTCTCGAGGAATGGGCTGAGCAAGTACTGGTTCCAACCTTCCGCCAGCTCAATAGACCGGTGGCGGCTCATGGCGGCGATGTGGTGGTTCGATTGGAGTCTGATCGTGATTCCGTGGTGAGTGGTGGCGGCGATTGGTTGCCTAGCAAAATTGAGGTGGTGGTTGATGGAATATGA